Proteins encoded in a region of the Scomber scombrus chromosome 16, fScoSco1.1, whole genome shotgun sequence genome:
- the LOC133996185 gene encoding stathmin-like, producing MSEDIQVKELDKRASGQAFEVILGAPAPDAKGDFPLSPPKKKDVSLEEIQRKLDAAEERRKNHEAEVLKHLAEKREHEKEVLQKAMEENNNFSKMAEEKLNQKMEANKGNRTAIMAAMNEKFKEKDKKLEEVRKNKETKENSEEGTSED from the exons ATGTCTGAAG ATATCCAGGTCAAAGAGCTCGACAAGCGGGCTTCCGGCCAGGCCTTCGAGGTCATCCTGGGTGCTCCTGCCCCAGACGCCAAGGGCGATTTCCCCTTGTCTCCTCCCAAGAAGAAGGACGTCTCGCTGGAGGAGATTCAGAGGAAGCTGGACGCTGCAGAGGAAAGACGCAAG aATCATGAAGCTGAGGTTCTGAAGCACTTAGCTGAGAAGCGTGAGCATGAAAAGGAAGTGCTACAGAAAGCCATGGAGGAGAACAACAACTTCAGCAAGATGGCAGAGGAGAAGCTCAATCAGAAGATGGAGGCCAACAAAGGGAACCGCACAGCAATCATGGCAGCGATGAATGAGAAATTCAAGGAAAAG GACAAAAAGTTGGAAGAGGTCCGAAAGAATAAGGAAACCAAAGAGAATTCGGAAGAAGGCACTTCGGAAGACTGA